From one Eucalyptus grandis isolate ANBG69807.140 chromosome 9, ASM1654582v1, whole genome shotgun sequence genomic stretch:
- the LOC104419538 gene encoding triacylglycerol lipase OBL1 — MTAESARNRRGTDGDGESRDLGDSCAGGHCGFVDGDVFQYLNVNPRGGGVRDLLNYGAWGDARSGVKFLESSRGVDFAAAVASDRRWVIVISIIVRRVIAFFRKPMEWTGFLVDFVLNLLSENGNFLGLLYNFIRGNVIVPHRDSDTFISTVGHLDGRIDLYKGMNVPDQHDDSAFEQSIVRVELGNRALMDLCIMASKLAYENKKVVRNVVVQHWKMHFVDFYNCWNDYQQERSTQVFMLCDKPVDANLILISFRGTEPFDADDWCTDFDYSWYEIPKLGKVHMGFLEALGLGNRTNTVTFQENLDLDKKKYALASGADASDSEASASTSNEGFGSEMADVTAYYAVRSKLKSLLEEHKNAKFVVTGHSLGGALAILFPTVLVLHEEIEVMQRLLGVYTFGQPRVGDRQLQRFMEEHLDYPYPKYFRVVYCNDVVPRLPYDDRTFWYKHFGICLYYDSWYTEQKMEEEPNRNYFGPRYLIPEHLNAIWELFRGLTMGYTHGPEYKEGWFSILLRVVGLVLPGLSAHSPTDYINSVRLGKEPMFK, encoded by the exons ATGACTGCTGAATCTGCAAGAAACCGACGCGGGACCGACGGCGACGGCGAAAGTCGAGACCTTGGCGATTCTTGCGCTGGTGGGCACTGCGGTTTCGTGGACGGCGACGTGTTTCAGTACCTCAATGTGAACCCGCGCGGCGGAGGGGTCCGCGACTTGCTGAATTACGGCGCGTGGGGCGACGCGAGGAGTGGGGTGAAGTTCTTGGAGAGCTCGAGAGGGGTCGACTTCGCGGCGGCGGTCGCGAGTGATCGCAGATGGGTCATCGTGATTTCGATCATCGTGCGCAGGGTCATCGCTTTCTTCAGGAAGCCCATGGAGTGGACTGGTTTCTTGGTGGACTTCGTCCTCAATCTCCTGTCCGAAAATGGCAACTTCCTTGGGTTGCTCTACAATTTTATTCGCG GAAATGTTATAGTCCCGCATAGAGATTCGGATACATTCATCAGCACTGTTGGGCATTTAGATGGGCGAATCGACCTTTACAAAGGCATGAATGTGCCAGACCAACATGATGACTCTGCATTTGAACAAAGCATTGTGAGAGTAGAATTGGGAAATCGCGCTTTGATGGACCTCTGCATCATGGCATCGAAGCTAGCATACGAGAACAAAAAAGTCGTTAGAAATGTGGTAGTTCAGCACTGGAAG ATGCATTTTGTGGATTTCTACAATTGCTGGAATG ATTACCAACAGGAAAGGTCAACTCAAGTGTTCATGCTATGCGACAAGCCTGTAGATGCAAATCTCATACTAATCAGCTTCAGGGGTACTGAACCTTTTGATGCTGACGATTGGTGTACCGATTTCGATTATTCCTGGTATGAGATCCCGAAATTGGGTAAAGTTCACATGGGATTCTTGGAAGCCTTGGGTTTGGGCAACAGAACTAATACGGTCACCTTCCAAGAGAACCTCGATTTGGACAAGAAGAAATATGCTCTTGCCAGTGGTGCTGATGCTTCTGACTCAGAAGCATCAGCAAGCACCAGCAACGAGGGGTTTGGGTCAGAGATGGCAGATGTGACTGCATATTATGCCGTGAGAAGTAAGCTCAAGAGCCTACTTGAGGAGCACAAGAATGCGAAATTTGTAGTCACAGGACATAGTTTAGGTGGCGCCCTTGCCATTTTGTTCCCAACAGTGTTGGTGCTGCATGAGGAGATCGAGGTAATGCAAAGATTGTTGGGCGTGTACACATTTGGGCAACCAAGAGTTGGGGACAGGCAGCTCCAGAGGTTCATGGAAGAGCATTTGGACTATCCCTACCCGAAATACTTCAGGGTTGTGTACTGTAATGATGTTGTTCCAAGGTTGCCTTATGATGATCGAACTTTCTGGTATAAACATTTTGGAATATGTCTATACTATGATAGCTGGTACACTGAGCAG aaaatggaggaggaaCCGAATAGAAACTACTTTGGTCCTAGATACCTAATTCCTGAACATTTGAATGCCATCTGGGAGTTGTTCAGAGGTCTAACAATGGGCTACACACATGGACCGGAGTACAAGGAAGGATGGTTCTCCATATTGCTTAGGGTAGTAGGATTGGTGCTTCCGGGGTTGTCCGCTCATTCCCCAACAGATTATATTAACTCTGTGAGGCTTGGGAAGGAGCCAATGTTCAAGTAA
- the LOC104419537 gene encoding ATPase 10, plasma membrane-type, whose amino-acid sequence MAEELDKPLLNPENFNRDNIDLEHLPLGEVFEQLRTSHQGLSSEDAEARVQIFGLNKLEEKTENKFLKFLSFMWNPLSWVMEAAAIMAIVLANGGGEGPDWQDFVGIVCLLLINSTISFIEENNAGNAASALMARLAPKTKVLRDGQWQEMDASYLVPGDIISIKLGDIVPADARLLEGDPLKIDQSALTGESLPVTKRTGDEVYSGSTCKQGEIEAVVIATGVHSFFGKAAHLVDSTEVVGHFQQVLTAIGNFCICSIAVGMVLEIIVMFPIQHRSYRDGINNLLVLLIGGIPIAMPTVLSVTLAIGSHRLSQQGAITKRMTAIEEMAGMDVLCSDKTGTLTLNRLTVDRNLIEVFNPDMDKDFIVLLAARASRMENQDAIDAAIVNMLADPKEARANIKEVHFLPFNPVDKRTAITYIDSDGKWYRASKGAPEQILDLCQERNEIAGKVHTIIDKFAERGLRSLGVALQEVPEETKESPGGPWTFCGLLPLFDPPRHDSAETIRRALNLGVCVKMITGDQLAIAKETGRRLGMGTNMYPSSALLGREKDENEALPVDELIEKADGFAGVFPEHKYEIVKILQEKKHVVGMTGDGVNDAPALKKADIGIAVADATDAARSASDIVLTEPGLSVIVSAVLTSRAIFQRMKNYTIYAVSITIRIVLGFVLLALIWEYDFPPFMVLIIAILNDGTIMTISKDRVKPSPRPDSWKLNEIFATGVVIGTYLALVTVLFYWIVIDTTFFEDHFGVSSLSDNSEEVSSAVYLQVSIISQALIFVTRSQSWSFVERPGALLMCAFVVAQLVATLIAVYANISFAYISGIGWGWAGVIWLYSLIFYVPLDIIKFTVRYALSGEAWNLVFDRKTAFTSRKDYGKDERAAQWVLSQRSLQGLSASDLEFNGRRSRSSLIAEQARRRAEIARLGEIHTLKGHVESVVRLKSLDLNMIQSAHTV is encoded by the exons ATGGCAGAAGAGTTGGATAAACCGTTGCTTAACCCGGAAAACTTCAACAGAGATAACATCGATTTG GAACACCTGCCCCTAGGAGAAGTCTTTGAGCAACTGAGGACATCACACCAAGGACTTTCTTCTGAGGATGCTGAAGCTCGGGTGCAGATTTTTGGTCTGAACAAACTCGAAGAGAAGACA GAGAACAAGTTCTTAAAATTTCTTAGTTTTATGTGGAATCCACTGTCTTGGGTTATGGAAGCTGCAGCGATCATGGCCATTGTCCTGGCTAATGGTGGA GGCGAGGGTCCCGACTGGCAAGATTTTGTTGGTATTGTTTGCCTCTTGCTGATCAACTCAACTATCAGCTTTATAGAGGAAAACAATGCTGGTAACGCAGCATCAGCACTCATGGCCCGTTTGGCTCCAAAAACTAAG GTTCTCAGAGATGGGCAATGGCAAGAGATGGATGCTTCTTACCTAGTACCTGGAGACATAATTAGTATAAAACTCGGAGACATTGTCCCTGCGGATGCACGGCTTCTTGAAGGAGACCCATTAAAGATCGACCAG TCTGCTCTCACAGGAGAATCTCTGCCGGTGACAAAAAGGACTGGAGATGAAGTTTACTCAGGATCAACATGCAAGCAGGGAGAAATTGAAGCTGTAGTCATTGCAACTGGGGTTcactcattttttggaaaagctGCACATTTAGTTGACTCCACTGAAGTTGTTGGACATTTCCAGCAG GTGCTTACTGCCATCGGGAACTTCTGCATTTGCTCCATTGCTGTGGGCATGGTTCTTGAAATCATAGTCATGTTCCCCATACAACACCGATCATACAGAGACGGAATCAACAATCTTCTCGTTCTATTGATCGGAGGTATTCCTATTGCCATGCCGACGGTGTTGTCTGTCACCTTGGCAATTGGTTCTCACCGGCTCTCTCAACAG GGTGCCATTACGAAAAGGATGACAGCAATTGAGGAGATGGCGGGAATGGATGTCCTCTGCAGTGATAAGACTGGGACTCTTACTTTGAATCGCCTCACGGTTGATCGCAACCTCATTGAG GTTTTTAACCCTGATATGGACAAAGACTTCATTGTCTTGCTAGCTGCCAGAGCATCCCGAATGGAAAATCAGGACGCCATCGATGCAGCCATTGTTAACATGCTCGCAGATCCAAAGGAG GCTCGTGCAAACATCAAAGAAGTCCATTTTCTACCTTTCAATCCAGTGGACAAGCGCACTGCAATCACTTACATTGATTCTGATGGCAAATGGTATCGTGCAAGCAAGGGTGCTCCTGAACAG ATCCTCGACTTGTGCCAAGAGAGAAATGAGATTGCGGGAAAAGTACATACCATAATTGACAAGTTTGCTGAAAGGGGTTTGCGGTCTCTTGGAGTGGCTCTTCAG GAAGTTCCAGAGGAAACCAAGGAAAGTCCTGGAGGCCCGTGGACATTTTGCGGGTTGTTGCCCTTGTTTGATCCTCCAAGACATGACAGTGCCGAGACAATTCGAAGAGCTCTTAACCTTGGAGTTTGTGTGAAGATGATTACAG GTGACCAGTTAGCTATTGCAAAGGAGACGGGGAGGAGACTTGGCATGGGAACAAACATGTATCCTTCTTCAGCATTGTTGGGCCgcgaaaaagatgaaaatgaagctCTTCCAGTGGATGAGCTCATAGAGAAGGCCGATGGTTTTGCCGGTGTATTCCCTG AGCACAAGTACGAGATCGTGAAAATCTTACAAGAAAAGAAGCACGTGGTTGGAATGACTGGAGATGGTGTGAATGATGCGCCAGCTCTTAAGAAAGCAGATATCGGAATTGCTGTGGCTGATGCTACAGATGCCGCTAGGAGTGCCTCTGACATAGTGTTAACGGAGCCTGGTTTAAGTGTGATCGTTAGTGCAGTCTTAACTAGCCGAGCTATCTTCCAGAGGATGAAGAATTACACC ATATATGCAGTCTCCATAACGATAAGGATAGTG CTTGGTTTTGTGCTCCTAGCATTGATATGGGAATATGACTTCCCCCCTTTCATGGTTCTTATAATTGCGATCCTGAATGACG GTACAATCATGACAATCTCCAAAGATCGTGTAAAGCCATCTCCAAGGCCTGATAGTTGGAAGCTCAATGAAATATTTGCAACTGGAGTTGTGATTGGAACATATCTTGCCTTAGTCACTGTCCTCTTCTACTGGATAGTGATTGACACTACGTTCTTTGAG GATCACTTTGGTGTGAGTTCACTATCTGACAACAGCGAGGAAGTCTCTTCTGCTGTATATCTCCAAGTCAGTATCATCAGCCAGGCCCTTATTTTTGTTACCCGCAGTCAGAGTTGGTCATTTGTTGAGAGACCTGGAGCCCTCTTGATGTGCGCATTCGTGGTGGCTCAGCTG GTGGCAACCTTGATCGCTGTCTATGCAAACATAAGCTTTGCCTACATCAGTGGCATCGGATGGGGATGGGCTGGAGTTATCTGGTTATACAGCTTGATCTTCTACGTACCACTGGACATAATCAAATTCACAGTTCGTTATGCACTGAGCGGCGAAGCATGGAATCTTGTGTTCGATAGAAAG ACAGCTTTTACTTCCAGGAAAGACTACGGGAAGGATGAAAGGGCTGCTCAGTGGGTACTTTCTCAAAGAAGTCTTCAGGGGTTGTCTGCTTCAGACTTGGAGTTTAATGGGCGGCGGTCTCGATCTTCTCTGATCGCTGAACAGGCCAGGCGGCGGGCAGAGATAGCAAG GCTCGGTGAAATTCACACACTGAAGGGTCATGTGGAATCTGTTGTAAGACTTAAGAGTCTGGATTTGAACATGATCCAGTCGGCTCATACAGTTTGA